The proteins below are encoded in one region of Oncorhynchus gorbuscha isolate QuinsamMale2020 ecotype Even-year linkage group LG01, OgorEven_v1.0, whole genome shotgun sequence:
- the LOC124041732 gene encoding integrin beta-2-like isoform X5: protein MTLNFIKPGEQEAARCDTWAQLIERGCMEEDIISPKNDFSSSKNISLSNTALDKGEPIQLRPQEVNLKLRPGLPHTFTLDFQRVEGYPVDLYYLMDLSYSMEDDLRSIKTLGNELFSALQGITRKGRIGFGSFVDKTVLPFTNTNSEKLNKPCAETEMYCQPAFGYRHVLSMTENKAEFESEVNKQRISGNLDSPEGTLDAIMQAAVCGERIGWRNSSTRLIVLTTDDGFHMAGDGKLAGILEPNDERCYMDNNLYSKSNEMDYPSVGQVANQLEMNNIQPIFAVTKNMEKVYRELSKMIPKSEVGVLSADSHNVVELIQNAYNRLSSKVTVTHDALPDNVRVTYTPLCPEGGPSGDKGVCNNVGVGQMVSFNVTVTADECMQSEMSFLIGPLGMKDKLKVSLSTLCKCECDDSVTVDSPYCNGKGQVNCGMCSCKAGFVGQKCECSIGEKDESSLRAACRKDNGTECEGRGDCVCGICQCYTLPGGSTYYGTHCECENESCEKFQNKLCGGNGKCRCKNCECKPGYEGTACQCKKSDEQCRTPSGSVCSGRGTCKCNQCKCMEGYQRPYCLTCPACQTTCITKGKCIECLGFQTGPFSKNCSQACTSISEFKMVEMLPPGKPCDVRDVESCRVFFTITQLDGEDNYTAQIIKTRECPKLPNIYAIIGGSIVGVTVIGILILLFIKVFFTLKDLKEYRKFRNDAQKTKWSDNKNPIFQEATTTVANPTFSGE, encoded by the exons ATGACTCTT AACTTCATCAAACCAGGGGAGCAGGAAGCAGCTCGCTGTGACACCTGGGCTCAGCTCATAGAAAGGGGCTGCATGGAAGAAGACATCATATCTCCCAAGAATGACTTTTCTTCTTCTAAGAACatctccctgtccaacactgcaTTGGACAAGGGGGAACCCATCCAGCTCCGTCCTCAGGAGGTCAATCTGAAGCTCAGACCAG GACTGCCTCATACATTCACGCTGGACTTTCAGAGAGTGGAGGGCTATCCTGTTGATCTCTACTACCTGATGGATCTCTCCTACTCCATGGAGGATGATTTGAGGAGCATCAAGACTCTGGGAAACGAACTGTTTAGCGCTCTGCAAGGCATCACAAGAAAAGGACGAATCG GTTTTGGCTCTTTTGTAGACAAGACTGTCCTGCCGTTCACTAACACCAACTCAGAGAAGCTGAATAAGCCATGCGCCGAAACAGAGATGTACTGCCAACCTGCTTTTGGCTACAGACATGTTCTTAGCATGACGGAAAACAAAGCTGAGTTTGAGAGCGAGGTCAACAAGCAGCGGATCTCTGGGAACTTGGACTCCCCCGAAGGGACGCTGGACGCCATCATGCAGGCTGCAGTCTGTGGG GAAAGGATTGGCTGGAGGAATAGCAGCACTCGGCTTATCGTCCTGACCACCGACGATGGCTTCCACATGGCAGGGGACGGCAAGCTGGCTGGCATACTGGAGCCCAATGATGAGAGATGTTACATGGACAATAACCTGTACAGCAAGAGCAATGAAATG GACTACCCATCTGTTGGTCAAGTGGCTAATCAGTTAGAGATGAACAACATTCAGCCAATCTTTGCTGTGACGAAGAACATGGAGAAGGTATACAGG GAACTCAGTAAAATGATCCCCAAGTCTGAGGTGGGAGTGTTGTCCGCTGACTCCCATAATGTCGTTGAACTGATCCAAAATGCCTACAAC AGGCTCTCCTCCAAAGTGACGGTGACTCATGATGCTCTCCCTGACAACGTGAGAGTCACTTACACTCCACTCTGTCCTGAAGGGGGACCCTCAGGGGACAAAGGAGTGTGTAACAATGTGGGAGTGGGACAGATG GTGTctttcaatgtaacagtgacagcgGATGAATGTATGCAGAGTGAAATGTCTTTCCTGATTGGTCCGTTGGGTATGAAGGACAAGCTGAAGGTGAGCTTGTCGACTCTCTGCAAGTGTGAGTGTGACGACTCTGTGACGGTCGATTCCCCGTACTGCAACGGGAAGGGCCAAGTCAACTGTGGCATGTGCAG TTGCAAAGCCGGCTTTGTGGGCCAGAAGTGTGAGTGCTCCATCGGGGAGAAGGACGAGAGCTCTCTGAGAGCGGCGTGCCGGAAGGACAACGGCACGGAGTGTGAAGGAcgaggggactgtgtgtgtggcaTTTGCCAGTGCTACACCTTACCAGGTGGCAGCACCTACTACGGCACGCACTGCGAGTGTGAAAACGAGAGCTGCGAGAAGTTCCAGAACAAACtgtgtggag GGAACGGAAAATGCCGTTGCAAAAATTGCGAATGCAAACCCGGGTACGAGGGCACCGCCTGCCAATGCAAGAAGTCGGACGAGCAGTGTCGCACACCAAGCGGGAGTGTGTGCAGCGGCAGGGGCACGTGCAAGTGTAACCAGTGCAAGTGTATGGAGGGCTACCAGCGGCCCTACTGTCTGACCTGTCCCGCCTGCCAAACCACCTGTATAACCAAGGG GAAATGCATTGAGTGTCTGGGCTTTCAGACAGGTCCATTCAGTAAGAACTGTTCCCAGGCCTGTACGAGTATTAGTGAATTCAAGATGGTGGAGATGTTGCCACCTGGTAAGCCTTGTGATGTGAGGGATGTGGAGAGCTGCCGGGTTTTCTTTACCATTACACAGTTGGATGGAGAAGACAACTACACCGCCCAAATAATAAAGACCAGAG AGTGTCCCAAGTTGCCAAACATCTATGCCATCATTGGAGGCTCCATCGTAGGCGTGACTGTCATCGGAATCCTGATCCTGCTCTTCATCAAAGTCTTCTTCACATTGAAAGACCTGAAGGAGTACCGCAAGTTTAGGAATGACGCGCAGAAAACCAAGTGGTCAGAT AATAAGAATCCAATATTCCAGGAGGCAACCACCACCGTGGCTAACCCTACCTTTAGTGGAGAATAA
- the LOC124041732 gene encoding integrin beta-2-like isoform X3 codes for MTLEMYPCVSLLLLLMGRGAIPLVLSEEVKLCSKTVINSCNDCIKSGAYCTWCKQPNFIKPGEQEAARCDTWAQLIERGCMEEDIISPKNDFSSSKNISLSNTALDKGEPIQLRPQEVNLKLRPGLPHTFTLDFQRVEGYPVDLYYLMDLSYSMEDDLRSIKTLGNELFSALQGITRKGRIGFGSFVDKTVLPFTNTNSEKLNKPCAETEMYCQPAFGYRHVLSMTENKAEFESEVNKQRISGNLDSPEGTLDAIMQAAVCGERIGWRNSSTRLIVLTTDDGFHMAGDGKLAGILEPNDERCYMDNNLYSKSNEMDYPSVGQVANQLEMNNIQPIFAVTKNMEKVYRELSKMIPKSEVGVLSADSHNVVELIQNAYNRLSSKVTVTHDALPDNVRVTYTPLCPEGGPSGDKGVCNNVGVGQMVSFNVTVTADECMQSEMSFLIGPLGMKDKLKVSLSTLCKCECDDSVTVDSPYCNGKGQVNCGMCSCKAGFVGQKCECSIGEKDESSLRAACRKDNGTECEGRGDCVCGICQCYTLPGGSTYYGTHCECENESCEKFQNKLCGGNGKCRCKNCECKPGYEGTACQCKKSDEQCRTPSGSVCSGRGTCKCNQCKCMEGYQRPYCLTCPACQTTCITKGKCIECLGFQTGPFSKNCSQACTSISEFKMVEMLPPGKPCDVRDVESCRVFFTITQLDGEDNYTAQIIKTRECPKLPNIYAIIGGSIVGVTVIGILILLFIKVFFTLKDLKEYRKFRNDAQKTKWSDNKNPIFQEATTTVANPTFSGE; via the exons ATGACTCTT GAAATGTATCCGTGTGTGTCTCTCCTGCTCCTTCTGATGGGCAGAGGTG ccattCCCCTAGTGCTCTCCGAGGAGGTGAAATTATGTTCCAAAACAGTGATCAACTCCTGCAATGACTGCATCAAATCAGGAGCGTACTGCACGTGGTGCAAACAACCG AACTTCATCAAACCAGGGGAGCAGGAAGCAGCTCGCTGTGACACCTGGGCTCAGCTCATAGAAAGGGGCTGCATGGAAGAAGACATCATATCTCCCAAGAATGACTTTTCTTCTTCTAAGAACatctccctgtccaacactgcaTTGGACAAGGGGGAACCCATCCAGCTCCGTCCTCAGGAGGTCAATCTGAAGCTCAGACCAG GACTGCCTCATACATTCACGCTGGACTTTCAGAGAGTGGAGGGCTATCCTGTTGATCTCTACTACCTGATGGATCTCTCCTACTCCATGGAGGATGATTTGAGGAGCATCAAGACTCTGGGAAACGAACTGTTTAGCGCTCTGCAAGGCATCACAAGAAAAGGACGAATCG GTTTTGGCTCTTTTGTAGACAAGACTGTCCTGCCGTTCACTAACACCAACTCAGAGAAGCTGAATAAGCCATGCGCCGAAACAGAGATGTACTGCCAACCTGCTTTTGGCTACAGACATGTTCTTAGCATGACGGAAAACAAAGCTGAGTTTGAGAGCGAGGTCAACAAGCAGCGGATCTCTGGGAACTTGGACTCCCCCGAAGGGACGCTGGACGCCATCATGCAGGCTGCAGTCTGTGGG GAAAGGATTGGCTGGAGGAATAGCAGCACTCGGCTTATCGTCCTGACCACCGACGATGGCTTCCACATGGCAGGGGACGGCAAGCTGGCTGGCATACTGGAGCCCAATGATGAGAGATGTTACATGGACAATAACCTGTACAGCAAGAGCAATGAAATG GACTACCCATCTGTTGGTCAAGTGGCTAATCAGTTAGAGATGAACAACATTCAGCCAATCTTTGCTGTGACGAAGAACATGGAGAAGGTATACAGG GAACTCAGTAAAATGATCCCCAAGTCTGAGGTGGGAGTGTTGTCCGCTGACTCCCATAATGTCGTTGAACTGATCCAAAATGCCTACAAC AGGCTCTCCTCCAAAGTGACGGTGACTCATGATGCTCTCCCTGACAACGTGAGAGTCACTTACACTCCACTCTGTCCTGAAGGGGGACCCTCAGGGGACAAAGGAGTGTGTAACAATGTGGGAGTGGGACAGATG GTGTctttcaatgtaacagtgacagcgGATGAATGTATGCAGAGTGAAATGTCTTTCCTGATTGGTCCGTTGGGTATGAAGGACAAGCTGAAGGTGAGCTTGTCGACTCTCTGCAAGTGTGAGTGTGACGACTCTGTGACGGTCGATTCCCCGTACTGCAACGGGAAGGGCCAAGTCAACTGTGGCATGTGCAG TTGCAAAGCCGGCTTTGTGGGCCAGAAGTGTGAGTGCTCCATCGGGGAGAAGGACGAGAGCTCTCTGAGAGCGGCGTGCCGGAAGGACAACGGCACGGAGTGTGAAGGAcgaggggactgtgtgtgtggcaTTTGCCAGTGCTACACCTTACCAGGTGGCAGCACCTACTACGGCACGCACTGCGAGTGTGAAAACGAGAGCTGCGAGAAGTTCCAGAACAAACtgtgtggag GGAACGGAAAATGCCGTTGCAAAAATTGCGAATGCAAACCCGGGTACGAGGGCACCGCCTGCCAATGCAAGAAGTCGGACGAGCAGTGTCGCACACCAAGCGGGAGTGTGTGCAGCGGCAGGGGCACGTGCAAGTGTAACCAGTGCAAGTGTATGGAGGGCTACCAGCGGCCCTACTGTCTGACCTGTCCCGCCTGCCAAACCACCTGTATAACCAAGGG GAAATGCATTGAGTGTCTGGGCTTTCAGACAGGTCCATTCAGTAAGAACTGTTCCCAGGCCTGTACGAGTATTAGTGAATTCAAGATGGTGGAGATGTTGCCACCTGGTAAGCCTTGTGATGTGAGGGATGTGGAGAGCTGCCGGGTTTTCTTTACCATTACACAGTTGGATGGAGAAGACAACTACACCGCCCAAATAATAAAGACCAGAG AGTGTCCCAAGTTGCCAAACATCTATGCCATCATTGGAGGCTCCATCGTAGGCGTGACTGTCATCGGAATCCTGATCCTGCTCTTCATCAAAGTCTTCTTCACATTGAAAGACCTGAAGGAGTACCGCAAGTTTAGGAATGACGCGCAGAAAACCAAGTGGTCAGAT AATAAGAATCCAATATTCCAGGAGGCAACCACCACCGTGGCTAACCCTACCTTTAGTGGAGAATAA
- the LOC124041732 gene encoding integrin beta-2-like isoform X1 yields the protein MRGGEHVDEMYPCVSLLLLLMGRGAIPLVLSEEVKLCSKTVINSCNDCIKSGAYCTWCKQPNFIKPGEQEAARCDTWAQLIERGCMEEDIISPKNDFSSSKNISLSNTALDKGEPIQLRPQEVNLKLRPGLPHTFTLDFQRVEGYPVDLYYLMDLSYSMEDDLRSIKTLGNELFSALQGITRKGRIGFGSFVDKTVLPFTNTNSEKLNKPCAETEMYCQPAFGYRHVLSMTENKAEFESEVNKQRISGNLDSPEGTLDAIMQAAVCGERIGWRNSSTRLIVLTTDDGFHMAGDGKLAGILEPNDERCYMDNNLYSKSNEMDYPSVGQVANQLEMNNIQPIFAVTKNMEKVYRELSKMIPKSEVGVLSADSHNVVELIQNAYNRLSSKVTVTHDALPDNVRVTYTPLCPEGGPSGDKGVCNNVGVGQMVSFNVTVTADECMQSEMSFLIGPLGMKDKLKVSLSTLCKCECDDSVTVDSPYCNGKGQVNCGMCSCKAGFVGQKCECSIGEKDESSLRAACRKDNGTECEGRGDCVCGICQCYTLPGGSTYYGTHCECENESCEKFQNKLCGGNGKCRCKNCECKPGYEGTACQCKKSDEQCRTPSGSVCSGRGTCKCNQCKCMEGYQRPYCLTCPACQTTCITKGKCIECLGFQTGPFSKNCSQACTSISEFKMVEMLPPGKPCDVRDVESCRVFFTITQLDGEDNYTAQIIKTRECPKLPNIYAIIGGSIVGVTVIGILILLFIKVFFTLKDLKEYRKFRNDAQKTKWSDNKNPIFQEATTTVANPTFSGE from the exons atgagaggaggagagcatgtagat GAAATGTATCCGTGTGTGTCTCTCCTGCTCCTTCTGATGGGCAGAGGTG ccattCCCCTAGTGCTCTCCGAGGAGGTGAAATTATGTTCCAAAACAGTGATCAACTCCTGCAATGACTGCATCAAATCAGGAGCGTACTGCACGTGGTGCAAACAACCG AACTTCATCAAACCAGGGGAGCAGGAAGCAGCTCGCTGTGACACCTGGGCTCAGCTCATAGAAAGGGGCTGCATGGAAGAAGACATCATATCTCCCAAGAATGACTTTTCTTCTTCTAAGAACatctccctgtccaacactgcaTTGGACAAGGGGGAACCCATCCAGCTCCGTCCTCAGGAGGTCAATCTGAAGCTCAGACCAG GACTGCCTCATACATTCACGCTGGACTTTCAGAGAGTGGAGGGCTATCCTGTTGATCTCTACTACCTGATGGATCTCTCCTACTCCATGGAGGATGATTTGAGGAGCATCAAGACTCTGGGAAACGAACTGTTTAGCGCTCTGCAAGGCATCACAAGAAAAGGACGAATCG GTTTTGGCTCTTTTGTAGACAAGACTGTCCTGCCGTTCACTAACACCAACTCAGAGAAGCTGAATAAGCCATGCGCCGAAACAGAGATGTACTGCCAACCTGCTTTTGGCTACAGACATGTTCTTAGCATGACGGAAAACAAAGCTGAGTTTGAGAGCGAGGTCAACAAGCAGCGGATCTCTGGGAACTTGGACTCCCCCGAAGGGACGCTGGACGCCATCATGCAGGCTGCAGTCTGTGGG GAAAGGATTGGCTGGAGGAATAGCAGCACTCGGCTTATCGTCCTGACCACCGACGATGGCTTCCACATGGCAGGGGACGGCAAGCTGGCTGGCATACTGGAGCCCAATGATGAGAGATGTTACATGGACAATAACCTGTACAGCAAGAGCAATGAAATG GACTACCCATCTGTTGGTCAAGTGGCTAATCAGTTAGAGATGAACAACATTCAGCCAATCTTTGCTGTGACGAAGAACATGGAGAAGGTATACAGG GAACTCAGTAAAATGATCCCCAAGTCTGAGGTGGGAGTGTTGTCCGCTGACTCCCATAATGTCGTTGAACTGATCCAAAATGCCTACAAC AGGCTCTCCTCCAAAGTGACGGTGACTCATGATGCTCTCCCTGACAACGTGAGAGTCACTTACACTCCACTCTGTCCTGAAGGGGGACCCTCAGGGGACAAAGGAGTGTGTAACAATGTGGGAGTGGGACAGATG GTGTctttcaatgtaacagtgacagcgGATGAATGTATGCAGAGTGAAATGTCTTTCCTGATTGGTCCGTTGGGTATGAAGGACAAGCTGAAGGTGAGCTTGTCGACTCTCTGCAAGTGTGAGTGTGACGACTCTGTGACGGTCGATTCCCCGTACTGCAACGGGAAGGGCCAAGTCAACTGTGGCATGTGCAG TTGCAAAGCCGGCTTTGTGGGCCAGAAGTGTGAGTGCTCCATCGGGGAGAAGGACGAGAGCTCTCTGAGAGCGGCGTGCCGGAAGGACAACGGCACGGAGTGTGAAGGAcgaggggactgtgtgtgtggcaTTTGCCAGTGCTACACCTTACCAGGTGGCAGCACCTACTACGGCACGCACTGCGAGTGTGAAAACGAGAGCTGCGAGAAGTTCCAGAACAAACtgtgtggag GGAACGGAAAATGCCGTTGCAAAAATTGCGAATGCAAACCCGGGTACGAGGGCACCGCCTGCCAATGCAAGAAGTCGGACGAGCAGTGTCGCACACCAAGCGGGAGTGTGTGCAGCGGCAGGGGCACGTGCAAGTGTAACCAGTGCAAGTGTATGGAGGGCTACCAGCGGCCCTACTGTCTGACCTGTCCCGCCTGCCAAACCACCTGTATAACCAAGGG GAAATGCATTGAGTGTCTGGGCTTTCAGACAGGTCCATTCAGTAAGAACTGTTCCCAGGCCTGTACGAGTATTAGTGAATTCAAGATGGTGGAGATGTTGCCACCTGGTAAGCCTTGTGATGTGAGGGATGTGGAGAGCTGCCGGGTTTTCTTTACCATTACACAGTTGGATGGAGAAGACAACTACACCGCCCAAATAATAAAGACCAGAG AGTGTCCCAAGTTGCCAAACATCTATGCCATCATTGGAGGCTCCATCGTAGGCGTGACTGTCATCGGAATCCTGATCCTGCTCTTCATCAAAGTCTTCTTCACATTGAAAGACCTGAAGGAGTACCGCAAGTTTAGGAATGACGCGCAGAAAACCAAGTGGTCAGAT AATAAGAATCCAATATTCCAGGAGGCAACCACCACCGTGGCTAACCCTACCTTTAGTGGAGAATAA
- the LOC124041732 gene encoding integrin beta-2-like isoform X4 — MTLEMYPCVSLLLLLMGRAIPLVLSEEVKLCSKTVINSCNDCIKSGAYCTWCKQPNFIKPGEQEAARCDTWAQLIERGCMEEDIISPKNDFSSSKNISLSNTALDKGEPIQLRPQEVNLKLRPGLPHTFTLDFQRVEGYPVDLYYLMDLSYSMEDDLRSIKTLGNELFSALQGITRKGRIGFGSFVDKTVLPFTNTNSEKLNKPCAETEMYCQPAFGYRHVLSMTENKAEFESEVNKQRISGNLDSPEGTLDAIMQAAVCGERIGWRNSSTRLIVLTTDDGFHMAGDGKLAGILEPNDERCYMDNNLYSKSNEMDYPSVGQVANQLEMNNIQPIFAVTKNMEKVYRELSKMIPKSEVGVLSADSHNVVELIQNAYNRLSSKVTVTHDALPDNVRVTYTPLCPEGGPSGDKGVCNNVGVGQMVSFNVTVTADECMQSEMSFLIGPLGMKDKLKVSLSTLCKCECDDSVTVDSPYCNGKGQVNCGMCSCKAGFVGQKCECSIGEKDESSLRAACRKDNGTECEGRGDCVCGICQCYTLPGGSTYYGTHCECENESCEKFQNKLCGGNGKCRCKNCECKPGYEGTACQCKKSDEQCRTPSGSVCSGRGTCKCNQCKCMEGYQRPYCLTCPACQTTCITKGKCIECLGFQTGPFSKNCSQACTSISEFKMVEMLPPGKPCDVRDVESCRVFFTITQLDGEDNYTAQIIKTRECPKLPNIYAIIGGSIVGVTVIGILILLFIKVFFTLKDLKEYRKFRNDAQKTKWSDNKNPIFQEATTTVANPTFSGE; from the exons ATGACTCTT GAAATGTATCCGTGTGTGTCTCTCCTGCTCCTTCTGATGGGCAGAG ccattCCCCTAGTGCTCTCCGAGGAGGTGAAATTATGTTCCAAAACAGTGATCAACTCCTGCAATGACTGCATCAAATCAGGAGCGTACTGCACGTGGTGCAAACAACCG AACTTCATCAAACCAGGGGAGCAGGAAGCAGCTCGCTGTGACACCTGGGCTCAGCTCATAGAAAGGGGCTGCATGGAAGAAGACATCATATCTCCCAAGAATGACTTTTCTTCTTCTAAGAACatctccctgtccaacactgcaTTGGACAAGGGGGAACCCATCCAGCTCCGTCCTCAGGAGGTCAATCTGAAGCTCAGACCAG GACTGCCTCATACATTCACGCTGGACTTTCAGAGAGTGGAGGGCTATCCTGTTGATCTCTACTACCTGATGGATCTCTCCTACTCCATGGAGGATGATTTGAGGAGCATCAAGACTCTGGGAAACGAACTGTTTAGCGCTCTGCAAGGCATCACAAGAAAAGGACGAATCG GTTTTGGCTCTTTTGTAGACAAGACTGTCCTGCCGTTCACTAACACCAACTCAGAGAAGCTGAATAAGCCATGCGCCGAAACAGAGATGTACTGCCAACCTGCTTTTGGCTACAGACATGTTCTTAGCATGACGGAAAACAAAGCTGAGTTTGAGAGCGAGGTCAACAAGCAGCGGATCTCTGGGAACTTGGACTCCCCCGAAGGGACGCTGGACGCCATCATGCAGGCTGCAGTCTGTGGG GAAAGGATTGGCTGGAGGAATAGCAGCACTCGGCTTATCGTCCTGACCACCGACGATGGCTTCCACATGGCAGGGGACGGCAAGCTGGCTGGCATACTGGAGCCCAATGATGAGAGATGTTACATGGACAATAACCTGTACAGCAAGAGCAATGAAATG GACTACCCATCTGTTGGTCAAGTGGCTAATCAGTTAGAGATGAACAACATTCAGCCAATCTTTGCTGTGACGAAGAACATGGAGAAGGTATACAGG GAACTCAGTAAAATGATCCCCAAGTCTGAGGTGGGAGTGTTGTCCGCTGACTCCCATAATGTCGTTGAACTGATCCAAAATGCCTACAAC AGGCTCTCCTCCAAAGTGACGGTGACTCATGATGCTCTCCCTGACAACGTGAGAGTCACTTACACTCCACTCTGTCCTGAAGGGGGACCCTCAGGGGACAAAGGAGTGTGTAACAATGTGGGAGTGGGACAGATG GTGTctttcaatgtaacagtgacagcgGATGAATGTATGCAGAGTGAAATGTCTTTCCTGATTGGTCCGTTGGGTATGAAGGACAAGCTGAAGGTGAGCTTGTCGACTCTCTGCAAGTGTGAGTGTGACGACTCTGTGACGGTCGATTCCCCGTACTGCAACGGGAAGGGCCAAGTCAACTGTGGCATGTGCAG TTGCAAAGCCGGCTTTGTGGGCCAGAAGTGTGAGTGCTCCATCGGGGAGAAGGACGAGAGCTCTCTGAGAGCGGCGTGCCGGAAGGACAACGGCACGGAGTGTGAAGGAcgaggggactgtgtgtgtggcaTTTGCCAGTGCTACACCTTACCAGGTGGCAGCACCTACTACGGCACGCACTGCGAGTGTGAAAACGAGAGCTGCGAGAAGTTCCAGAACAAACtgtgtggag GGAACGGAAAATGCCGTTGCAAAAATTGCGAATGCAAACCCGGGTACGAGGGCACCGCCTGCCAATGCAAGAAGTCGGACGAGCAGTGTCGCACACCAAGCGGGAGTGTGTGCAGCGGCAGGGGCACGTGCAAGTGTAACCAGTGCAAGTGTATGGAGGGCTACCAGCGGCCCTACTGTCTGACCTGTCCCGCCTGCCAAACCACCTGTATAACCAAGGG GAAATGCATTGAGTGTCTGGGCTTTCAGACAGGTCCATTCAGTAAGAACTGTTCCCAGGCCTGTACGAGTATTAGTGAATTCAAGATGGTGGAGATGTTGCCACCTGGTAAGCCTTGTGATGTGAGGGATGTGGAGAGCTGCCGGGTTTTCTTTACCATTACACAGTTGGATGGAGAAGACAACTACACCGCCCAAATAATAAAGACCAGAG AGTGTCCCAAGTTGCCAAACATCTATGCCATCATTGGAGGCTCCATCGTAGGCGTGACTGTCATCGGAATCCTGATCCTGCTCTTCATCAAAGTCTTCTTCACATTGAAAGACCTGAAGGAGTACCGCAAGTTTAGGAATGACGCGCAGAAAACCAAGTGGTCAGAT AATAAGAATCCAATATTCCAGGAGGCAACCACCACCGTGGCTAACCCTACCTTTAGTGGAGAATAA